The sequence below is a genomic window from Setaria italica strain Yugu1 chromosome IV, Setaria_italica_v2.0, whole genome shotgun sequence.
TGCGAGCCTTGTAATTTAATTGATTGAAATTACAATTGATTGAATTGAATCTAAATGGGCCTAACCTAATTAAATCGAGCATGTGAACCGCTAGAACCCACTTGCCAATATTTATACCTGGCTTTTTTCACATAGATTGTGACAATAACTTTATAAGATTTAGTTTTGAGAAAAATGACTTGCTCCTTTCCTAAAAAGAAATACATTTCTAGCTTTATCCTAAGTCAAGCCATCTTAAGTTAATCAAATTTATAAGAAAAAGTAACAATATTTACAATACCGAATATGTATGGTTAGATtaatcatgaaatatattttcatagtgtAATAATAAATGTTAATACTTTTTTTTAGAAACGCCATCAAACTTGAAACAGCTTGacttaaaacaaaacaaaactaaaAATGCACTTATTTCCAGAGTAAGTATAGTTTCTGAATTCAGCTCGATATAGACATAAAGAATATggaacacacacacatatatatatatatatatatatatctatttTGGACTAACCATTTTAGAGATGTATTTAGGCCTGGCACATCTTACTTTTGTACAACCCCTCTGTGTAAAGATGTGTTACATACTATAAGAACTCAAAATTGTACCACCTTTCCTTCCACCTATGCTGCTGAGCTGCTATCAAAGTTAAGAAATAAGTTATGCACAAACTACAAAAGAATCAATGGAACACATGATCCCAGGTCGACGCCGCAAACTGGGGGCATCGTCAGAAGTCGAcgctgccgtcgccggcggccctGCACATGCACCCTGGCGTCCTCGGCTGCCGGTACACGCTCCGGCCCCTCGGCCGCGGGCTCACCCGCTTGTACTCCTCCACCATCTGCCTCACCCTCCTCCGGAACCCGCCCCACGCGATGCTCCCTTCCTCCGACAGCACCTGCGCGTAGCGCTTTCGGTTCGGGTGCAGCGTCGGCGCGCGGCCCCTCCCGTGGTAGATCCGGAACCCGGACACCAGCGACGATAGCTGGCTGCCGGAGTCCGTCACCGCGAACACGTCCGCCGAGGCGCACGCGATGAAGTCCAGCGCCGCAAGCTGCGATGAGAGAAGACAATGGCAGGTTAACTTTTCGATCCGACGGGACCGGATCACACGAACAGCTCTATTGTTGCAGTTCAAATCAAGAAGTGATGCTGGTTGCGACAGAATTATTTAATCTGTGTTCTTTACCCGTGAAGAGAAATTCTTGAACGGAGCGAGCTCGTCGGTGGTGAGGATGTCCTCCTTGGTGACAAGATTCGGGTACAGCCGCGTCAGGGGCCGCAGCCGTGGTGCGCCGCCGTATATCTGCGACCCGGCGACGTAGATGAACGTGCGGCCATCGTAGCCGAGAGCGGAGAGGATGAGGCCCGATTCCTCCGGCGTCAGCGGGCACCTCCCCAGGCTGCGCTGCTCCTCCGGCGAAACCGTGCTGCACCACACAACGACGATGAAAGTGTCAGAGGAGACAACTCAGCAGGAAACTAACAAACGCTCAGGGGAAGAGGCAGCAATGGCGTGTAACGTACGCGTTCCGAAGGCGCATGGCGAGCGTCGGGAAGTGGGTCTCCCTGTACGCCTGgagctccctcctctcctcctccccgccgccgaacTCGCATAGGGAGTAGGCCACCATGTCCTCCTCGAACCTCATGTGCAGGGCGAGGTACCTGCtcggcccgccggcggcgtggtccTCGGCGAAGGCCGCCGGGTCGAGCTCGACCATATTGTTCCCGAACAGCTGCTTGTCCATCTCGGTCTGCATCGCGCTCACCTTGCGCAGCCGCTGGACCAGCAGGGAGCCTGCTTGCTGGAGCTCGGGGACGAACTTGAGAGCGTGGAAGTTGCATCTGCACCTCAGCCTCTGCAGGAAAAGAAGTTTGACTCGTGATGAGGAAACAGAGCATGGAGTTGTTCTCATGTTCATGTGAAATAAAGAAAGCCAAATTGTTACCTGAAGATGGACGGGTACTGAGTCGAAGCCCAGACGGTTTCCGAATCCGAGGAAATGAACGACGCCATTTTGCTGGAGAATTGGAAGCACAGATCTGACGAATTCAGATGGTTCAGCCTCTTTCGAGATGTCCATGTCAGTGACCTGAGACGAGGGCAGGAGGGAAATCTGAGCAAAGTGTGTTGAGAAATAAGGGTATGAAGTTTCAGGACACGGCTGAGAGTTCCCAACCTGGCTGCCGATTGCTTCGAGATCTAGTGACTGAAGGTGTGGTGGTAATTCTTTCACAATGTGCACATCATTCTTCATGTAGTTCACGAAGTAGTCTTCCTGATAGATGTCACCGAACTGACTGGTTGAAAGAGAATCATTTAAGAATTATTAGAAGAAAAATTGATACAACGCGGGTACAacaagaagaaacaaaaaggtTCAGTGCATTCAGTACCTTGTGTCCTTCCACACACTGCTGTACAGGAATCGGGGGAGGACTAGTGTAGCATTGAGCAGAGCAGCAACGACAACAGCATTGCATACCTGCAAGATGAAGACTAATTTAGCTACTGAATTTCAAGACGCGGCATTCAGGTTGCGAGCATTTCAGCACTAAATCCTTACAGCGACACGCTGTTGGTTGAGACCACCATTCGCGCTGATCAGTATGAAACCGTTGTTGATCTCGTCAGGCTCTGCTTGACCCAATTCTAGTGTCAGAACTGAAGACATGGAGTTCTTGCAATGTGAACATTATGAAATCAGGATGATTCACCACAATGATTTAATATTCAGGTAGCAAAATAAGGAAGCTAATATGTCTGATCTTGCTGACTACTAGGAATTTAAGTTACATCATACATTCATCACTGTAAATGGGGATTAAAGGCCACCTGGATTACATGTATAGTGTTTATGTATAGTATAACTAATTATGTTGTTTGATCCTCGCAAAAAACAGTCATGCTGTTCGAACAAAGTACTATTACCTTCATCCGCCAAACTGTGCTTAGCAGCACAGGGCGTCCATTTCCGTGCTTGTTTGTAGGGCTCTTCCCATTGCGCGAAATCCTCTGATTCAGAGCCATTCTGCACTGGCGGGAAGGGAAACTTGCAACATGAATAAAAGGTAAAGATGCactgttatttaaaaaaaagtgCTTGAGCTGCAGAAAGTGGTTTGTGTGGTCATCACACCTTGGTGACCGCTGAAGTTGCCATCTGCAGGAGTCTTCCATGCATTATCTGGTCTGGTTTCTCCCTCCTTACAATGTTCTGCTTGAGCTCCTTCATTACCAAAGCCAATTCGTCATTGTCAATCAGAGTGACCTCACAGCAAAATGTCATAGCTAGGAATGGTAAGAAGTAGCAAGAATAATCAGGCACTCAAGAGCAGAGGACTTGGTTGGTACGCTCGTCGTGAAATTGAAGAATAGAATCAGACGAGAAAGAAGGAAAGGTGCAGCTGCGGCGCAAAGCAGCAACAGACGTGACGCGGAACCACCTCGATGAGATGATGCGTAGCATGGCCGCACAAAATCCAATCAATCTGCAACACCAAACGAGGAACGCACCTGGAGACCCCTGAAGTTCCTGGAGATGGCGGCGTTCCTGAACTGCACCTGGTGCAGCGCGGACATGGCGAGCGACGCGGCGAGCAGGACGCAGCCCATGACCCCGACGACGGCCGCGAACACCCTGAGGTGCCACGACGtgacgccgccgcccctcccgccgtGCTGCTTCCCCTGCTGCTGCCGCGCCGTGCAGCGAAGCCTCCCGATGTTGGTGGCGCCGACCCGGATCCCCACCTCCCCGCCCCGGCCTCCCTGcaccgccaacgccgccgccgccgacgacgaagaagaagaagaagaagaagcgccCTCCATTTCCGCCGCGCGCGCTCGGTAGTCGATCAAGGCAGCATGACACCACCGCAGGCGCCGTCTCCAACCAAGCCGCACGGAAGAACACGCTGGCTGGCTTGGCGTCGAGGGAACGAGGCCTCAACTCACCCAGCACGGCAACCACCCCATTTGATTTGGGACGCGGTGGTAGCAGCGCCTGGCTGTTGAACgattcccttctcctcctcgtccctCCCGTCGTCCTTGACCAGTTGATGGGCAACGTGgccgccgggcggcgtgcgTGGGAGCTTCGGCTTGGATTATAGAGGTGCGGGCAGCTGGTCAAACGAGGCGGAGCGCGACGATCTGCAGGCctgtggcagcagcagcagcttccaTCCCGTGGCGTCTGCGTCTCGATCGGTGTAACCACCGTGGCGcccgcgggcggtggcggcttcGGCGCGATAAAGAAAACCGGAAATGGGGCTCGCGTCCCAGTCTGGAGGACTAGAAAAAGCGTGGGGATCAGGAGCAGGTGTGGGAGAGAGATCACCTAACGTGAGAAGGACTCGCCCTGCCACCGCGCGCCGGGGATCGATCACACGAGTTGTGTTGTGTGTGCCGGATCATTCGTTGCTTGTCAGGTAGTCGCCGCTGAGTTGGATTGCGTTTGCTGGAAGCGATGAGAGGCAGGTGTCGTGCGGTGGCAGGGAGGGATGGTTCCGTTTCGGTTGGGGGTTTTCTTGATCGAGTGATTGATTGATTGGGGATGGCAAAGCGGCAAACCGGTTGGTTGGATGAGGTGGGTAGGGTTGCCGGCCGGCAGGGCAGTTGGTGGCAGACGCCACACGGGCTGGCTGTACAACCTTGGCTTTCCTGTGGAGGCagtgcatgtactgcaagttttttttttccaagcgATGGTTGGGTGGGGACGTGAACCATGACCGAAACGCCCCCTGCAGGAGGCGACTAGATCCCCCGCAGCGGCTGCCGCCCTCACCCATCCGGCATCGGATCTGGAGGCGTCCGAGGAGGAACTACAAGCTCACCGTCCACCCATCGTCAGTAGCGCAGGGATGGACAAGATCGAGGCAGCCCAAGGTCCGATCCAAGTCGCAACACCCAATGGCAGAGATGACACGGCGGAGCCACCGTCACCGGCAAGACAGTCAACGCGCCCAAGAAGGATCTACAAGACCACCATCCTCCCATCGTCTGCGGCGCAGGGACGGAGGAGATTGAGGTAGCCCAAGGTCCGGTCCAAGTCTCAACTCCCAAGGGTAGAGAAGATACGGTGGAGCAATCGTCACCGGCGAGACAGCCAAGCGTCAATGCTCTCCACCCTTAGGAATAGCAAGCCAGGCCAGAGGTAAACATCATACTCCCGGATTTTGCCCGTGAGATCCACATTCATGGCGGATTCAATACACCACCCGGAAGCACAAGGCTCGAGGAAGCTCAGGATCCTCTGCTCCTCGACCTCATTCAAAGTCTCAACCACCCAGAGATCCCCTCAGATCTGCAAGCGGCCTCACTGCAAGATGACAaggtgaaggagagagagagagaggaggagatacACCGGTGCAGAGAAGGGGAAATCCATTGCCTCAGCAACTCCGCAAGGACAGAAGTCACCTCTATTCAAGGCAGAGAGGGGAGCAGCTCAGCACCAGCCCGGCGGATTCAGCATGGTGAATGCTCTACGGCTAAGAAAGTGGGAAGCTTTCAATCCCCATCTTTTTCAGCAGATTTCGGCCCAAGGAGTGGGGGACAGCAGATGCATCGTTAGGATTGCTCCGTGGATCCCCTCTCTGAAGCTCACCAGAACAATTCATTGCGGTCAGACCTCACTGATGAGCACGGCTATTAGATAGTCAGGCCAGCTTACTGGTGGCGCCGAACAGCTAATTCTCCAACCAAGGCAGTACATTTCTAACAACCAGAGCAGGGagaggagcagaggaggaagagatactTGGCACATGTCAGAGGCAAATGTCTTAACTACTTCTCCACCGAACACGGGGTTGCAGAGTGCAGATACACAACTAAATGCTAGCGCTGCCTTCAGTTGGGGCACAAAGCTCAATcatgtccttcctggagaagccaATTTAAGAGACACTCCCTTGAGCAGAGACAACATCACCCCACAGCGACTCCCACTCCAGCTTCCCCTACCAGAAGAGCCCTTCCCTCTACTGTTGGTTCAGCCGTCTGCATGGCCAGCTAGTCCTTCCTCCAGGCGGCGAAGGGAGAGGAGGTGGCCATGGCGACGTACCTAGGGGATCCTCGTGCATGCCCTAAGCTGGCGTGCTGCGCCATCTTGGTGACTGGGCTGATCAAGCGCAAGCGTGAGTCCCTGATCGGCAAGACGGTGGTGTGCTGgctcaccagcaacagccatgACACCGGACCCCATCATGTCATCGACGCCCTCAACAAGTAGATGCACATCTCCCACCACGAGGTGAAGGTCATCAAGCACTTCCCCGAGCAGTACCTCATCCTCTTCTCCGACAGTCGGTCCTCCACCGTGGCATCCGAAGTAGGGGCCGGGTGTTCAACTTCGAGCCATGGACGGAGCAATGCAGTGCCGTGGAGACCATGCTGGAGTACCAGGTCAGACTGCGTATTGAGGGTGTACTCGTGCACGCTTGGTCAGAGGAGGTGGCGGTGAAGGTCATCGGGCAGTACTGCCCCATCCACTACATCGAGGGACACTCGCATCGCTGGGATCGCATCAGAACCTATGACCTATGGGTGTTGTCGTCCAACCCAAGTAAGATCCACAAGAAGATGCTGCTAACCATTACAGATCCTGACAGGGAGCTATCGACCAGTGAGCCGCACCATGAGCCACCACAGGTCGTGAAGGGTGCATTCAACTACAAGCTTCACCTTCACCTGGACATGGTGGAGGACCTCTCCTTCCTCCAGGGCAGGGATGGAGGGGATTAGCCACCTAACAGGAAGCCATGCCGAGAGTTCCTGTGGAACTACGATGCGCCAGACTCGCTGGGCGAGAGGTGTGGCAGGCAACACCACGACGACCATGCCAACAGAGAGTACTGCCCTCGCTGTGACTGAGACGACTACGACGACAATTCGACCGCGGCACACGGTTCCACTGTAGCAACTCCACATGGTGCCACCGTAGCAACTCCACATGGGGAAGGGTGACAAGATGACGTGGAGCAGTGGAGGACTACTACAGCTCCACTCGCTACTGGAGCAACAACTAGGGCTATCGTAGCAGGGCCCTTCACTAGGGTGCTAAGGGAAAGGAGGGCGATTGGCAGGCAAAGTCGAGCAAGAAGGCCATctagaggaggaagagcagcaAGAGGGTGACCTTTGCTAATCCACTCGTGCAAATCTTGGGTGAGTCGGTGGCTGACCCAGTGTCTTTTGTTCTCTGTTCCTTGTGATGCTGGAAGATTGGTCGGCTGGTTTGATCCTATGACAGAGGAATAGTTCATCACTCACTCTCTTGTAGGCCACTCAACCAAGGAGAGCCGCATCCTAGGGATGCTGGAGTTGGCTACTACTTGGAACCCGGTGGTCCCCGTGAGGTCTAGGGAGCGTGGAGTTGCAGCACACTGAGGAAGAAATGATGGCAGTCAAGGTGACTAGCAGCACCCTCCCCAGCAACATGAACAAGCAGGTTGGTTAGGCCTACGCTCATGCTACTATTACTTCTGCAATTTTGATTGGGGACTTGAATCAGTGCATTATGCCATCACCTAAAATTATTAGAAGCCCACAACCACCAGACACTATTTTGTTAGAGTCACACTCTAATTTTTATCCTGCACATTCACATGAGCAATCTGAAAATGGTGCTGATAAGATTATTGTCCCCACAAATCCGATTAATGAAGAAAGAGCACCCTGCACCAACACACCACTTGAGGATATTCAGATTACTTCAACACCTCCCTCCCTGCAGCTAGAGCAGCAAAACCTAAGTAGCACAGTAGAGTTCCTACCACAAGCCCCTGATCTCGAGAGTGAGCAAACACGTGCACAACTGATCAAGGTACTAGAACCCAGAATTTCACAACCCAATGATCCAGCGATAAATGAAACAAACAACAACATAGATGACATGGCGCTTTTTCTTGATTTCATCTCCTGTAAGCCATCTGCACCCCTGCTGCACACCCCACCAAGAGCAAACCCCCCTGAACCTCAAGATGCACCTACTGAGCCTGCCACAAGCCAAAGAAAAAGCACACATTTGGTAGCTAAAGCAAAGCTCAATACAAGGAAAGATAGTATCCAACTAGCATAGAAAGTCTTGATCAATAAATTAGGAGAGTTGTCACCTAGGGGAACTATAACTGACAAATCTAACCTTGATGTTAACCATTTTACGCAGCACATAAACAAGCCTATCAACAACATCAAGATGGAAAGCAATAAGAACACTGGTGGAGCAAGGAAACCAGCCCAAGAACAAGAACGGGAAGAAAAGCAAGATTGCTCCAGTCCCTGATGGTGAAGCAGCGGCGCTGGAGCCCTAACCGAGCAGCCTGTCATAGTTTCCCTAATCTTAGTTGCAATTTGTGTTAGTTATGTTAAGACTGAGACTGCAGAACTAGTATTTGAATTTGGCTTGGGCTGTAACTCTATTTGGGTCAGCAATTAGGCCCTGCGGCTTCAACGATGCCTGTGAGAACCGATGTTCACGAAGCTCACCAAACCACCTCCTGTCGATGCTAGATCCAATAGGCTTTGTATTTGGCCCTCATGCCAAGCCATTTGGCCTAGTCTATGATAGACTACTACTAAAGAAAGTTGTGTTCCTTTCAATCAATGTCCCAAAAAAACTGTAATGTGCTTTGTTGGAATGTGCGTGGGCTCAATACGGCAGCCAGGAAAAGCGTTCGCAACATAGTCCAATCATCAGGGGCAACAATCATCTGCttacaagaaacaaagaaagccCACTGGAATGCACAGTTGGTGGTTGAAACCCTAGGACCAAAATTTGCAAAGAATTTTGTGGCTCTTCTGACGGCCGGCACTAGGGGCGGCATTCTCATAGCGGCACTGGAAAATCACTTCAACCTACAAAACAGCACCACTACCGAACATACGATCTCTACAACTATCATCATGAAGGCAAACAACCAACCATGGACACTTACAGGCATCTATGGACCCCAAAGAGATCAAGAGAAACTAATTTTCATCAACGAGCTAAAGAACCTTAAAAGTCAAATGCTTGTGGCTAGTATTAGGAGACTTCAACCTCATCTATAAGGCCGAAGATAAAAACAATAATAGATTGAACAGGCAACTAATGGACCTCTTCAGACAAGCATTAGATGACACCCAACTCATGGAGATTGGTCTACGAGTGTGAAAATTTACTTGGAGCAACGAACAAGACACCCCCACATTCACTAGAATCGACTATTTTTTTGGCTCACCAAAGTGGCACCTCCTCTTTCCAAACTCGGATTTACAAGCACTCCCCACCATGGGCTCTGATCATTGCCCTCTTTTCTTAACCGGAGACGTAGGGTTTTCATTTCGAATCATATTGGACCACCATGCCTGGCTTTAACGAGGTCATCCAGGAGGTGTGGAATCAACCGGTGAATACTCAAGACGCTATTCTCCGCATGCACATCAAGCTCATCCAGACAGCAAAAGCTCTCAAACTTTGGAAAAGACAAAACCTAGGCAACATCGTGTTAAGACTGGCCATTGCAAAGGAAGTGTTGCTCCTCTTGGAGGTGGCTCAGGAACAGCGAACGCTCACCCTGGAGGAGCTAGAATTCAGAAGATATCTTAAAGCGAAATTAGTTGGGCTTGCAACAATTCAGAGGACACGTGCCAGACAACATTTGAGACTTACATGGATTAGGAAAGGAGACACAAACTACATATACCATCACTCACCACGCGTACTGGAATCACCACAAATCATCAACAGAAAGAGGAAGCAATATATGAACACTTCATATAGCTATTGGGCCAAACACAGGAGCGATCACTTAGCCTAAACCAGACAAACCTGGGCTACCAACCACAGGATTTAAGTGACCTAGAAGAACCATTTGAGGAGGAGGAAATCAAAAGAATCATCATGCAACTTCCTGCCAAGAAATCCCCAGGACCCAATGGATTTATAggactattttttaaaaaatgttggacGTGGTGGGCAAAGATCTCATTGATGCATTACAGTCCTTCCATTCACTCAAGACCAAATGCCTGGAGCTCATCAACAAAGCCAATATTATTTTGCTACCCAAAAAGGAAGGTGCCACAGTCGTATTGGATTTCTGAACAATTAGTCTAATCAACAGCCTCGCCAAGATAATCACAAAAATACTAGCAAACAGGTTGGTGCCAAGATTAAACACCCTCATTTCCAGTTGCCAAAACGCTTTCATAAAAAATGATGCATCCACAATAACTTCGTCTATGTTCAGAGTGTTATCAAAGCCCTACACATGGCAAAACAACAAGCCTTCTTCATCAAACTAGACATTTCCAAGGCTTTTGACTCTCTTAGTTGGGTTTTCTTATTAGAGACAATGACAACGCTAGGCTTTGGACAAAGATGGCGAGACTAGATTTCAACCTGATTAGCTACCTCATCATCTAGGGTTCTCCTCAATGGGATTCCGGGGAGAAAATTCAAATATGCACGGGTCTTCGACAGGGGACCTGCTATCACCGATGTTGTTCATTCTTGCTATCGACCCCCTACACAAAATGATAGAATTAGCAGCCAGCCACAATGTCATAAAACCAATCCTACCAAGGGCAGCCAAAATGCGATGCTCACTTTGCACAGACGACGCAACACTTTTTACCAATCCGGAACGAATTGAGCTCCAACACATCAACCAACTATTGCAAGTTTTCGGTAACTATTCTAGCCTGAAAATCAACATGACCAAAACTGAGATATTCCCCATCAGATGTGATGCTGAGACTATAACAGATGCACTTTTGGGCTTCGCCAGCACTATCTGCTCCTTCCCAGGCAAGTATCTAGGCCTCCCTCTCCATTGGTGCAAGCTTAGAAGAGTTGAGGTCCAACCCCTCATTGACAAGATAGGTGGAAGACTGCCAGGTTGGAAGGGGAAAATGATGTCATTGGCAAGAAGAGAGACACTAGTCAAGAGCGTCCTCACATCACAACCCATCTACCACTTGATAGTTTTTCCTGCACAGAAATGGCTCATCAAACAAAATAACCGTTTGAGACGCAGTTTCTTCTAGGAAGGAGAAGATCCAGAAAAAGTGAATGTGGTCACTGTTTAGTTAATTGGCCGATGGCGTGTACGCCTAAGGAGCTGGGCGGTTTAGGAATCCTGGACATTGAGTGCATGGCTAGAGCTCTTCGATTAAGATGGTTCTAGTTCCAATGGAAAC
It includes:
- the LOC101780675 gene encoding uncharacterized protein At1g04910 isoform X1 — protein: MEGASSSSSSSSSAAAALAVQGGRGGEVGIRVGATNIGRLRCTARQQQGKQHGGRGGGVTSWHLRVFAAVVGVMGCVLLAASLAMSALHQVQFRNAAISRNFRGLQELKQNIVRREKPDQIMHGRLLQMATSAVTKCRMALNQRISRNGKSPTNKHGNGRPVLLSTVWRMKNSMSSVLTLELGQAEPDEINNGFILISANGGLNQQRVAVCNAVVVAALLNATLVLPRFLYSSVWKDTSQFGDIYQEDYFVNYMKNDVHIVKELPPHLQSLDLEAIGSQVTDMDISKEAEPSEFVRSVLPILQQNGVVHFLGFGNRLGFDSVPVHLQRLRCRCNFHALKFVPELQQAGSLLVQRLRKVSAMQTEMDKQLFGNNMVELDPAAFAEDHAAGGPSRYLALHMRFEEDMVAYSLCEFGGGEEERRELQAYRETHFPTLAMRLRNATVSPEEQRSLGRCPLTPEESGLILSALGYDGRTFIYVAGSQIYGGAPRLRPLTRLYPNLVTKEDILTTDELAPFKNFSSRLAALDFIACASADVFAVTDSGSQLSSLVSGFRIYHGRGRAPTLHPNRKRYAQVLSEEGSIAWGGFRRRVRQMVEEYKRVSPRPRGRSVYRQPRTPGCMCRAAGDGSVDF
- the LOC101780675 gene encoding uncharacterized protein At1g04910 isoform X2, with the protein product MEGASSSSSSSSSAAAALAVQGGRGGEVGIRVGATNIGRLRCTARQQQGKQHGGRGGGVTSWHLRVFAAVVGVMGCVLLAASLAMSALHQVQFRNAAISRNFRGLQELKQNIVRREKPDQIMHGRLLQMATSAVTKFPFPPVQNGSESEDFAQWEEPYKQARKWTPCAAKHSLADEVLTLELGQAEPDEINNGFILISANGGLNQQRVAVCNAVVVAALLNATLVLPRFLYSSVWKDTSQFGDIYQEDYFVNYMKNDVHIVKELPPHLQSLDLEAIGSQVTDMDISKEAEPSEFVRSVLPILQQNGVVHFLGFGNRLGFDSVPVHLQRLRCRCNFHALKFVPELQQAGSLLVQRLRKVSAMQTEMDKQLFGNNMVELDPAAFAEDHAAGGPSRYLALHMRFEEDMVAYSLCEFGGGEEERRELQAYRETHFPTLAMRLRNATVSPEEQRSLGRCPLTPEESGLILSALGYDGRTFIYVAGSQIYGGAPRLRPLTRLYPNLVTKEDILTTDELAPFKNFSSRLAALDFIACASADVFAVTDSGSQLSSLVSGFRIYHGRGRAPTLHPNRKRYAQVLSEEGSIAWGGFRRRVRQMVEEYKRVSPRPRGRSVYRQPRTPGCMCRAAGDGSVDF
- the LOC101780675 gene encoding uncharacterized protein At1g04910 isoform X5, translated to MEGASSSSSSSSSAAAALAVQGGRGGEVGIRVGATNIGRLRCTARQQQGKQHGGRGGGVTSWHLRVFAAVVGVMGCVLLAASLAMSALHQVQFRNAAISRNFRGLQELKQNIVRREKPDQIMHGRLLQMATSAVTKNGSESEDFAQWEEPYKQARKWTPCAAKHSLADEEPDEINNGFILISANGGLNQQRVAVCNAVVVAALLNATLVLPRFLYSSVWKDTSQFGDIYQEDYFVNYMKNDVHIVKELPPHLQSLDLEAIGSQVTDMDISKEAEPSEFVRSVLPILQQNGVVHFLGFGNRLGFDSVPVHLQRLRCRCNFHALKFVPELQQAGSLLVQRLRKVSAMQTEMDKQLFGNNMVELDPAAFAEDHAAGGPSRYLALHMRFEEDMVAYSLCEFGGGEEERRELQAYRETHFPTLAMRLRNATVSPEEQRSLGRCPLTPEESGLILSALGYDGRTFIYVAGSQIYGGAPRLRPLTRLYPNLVTKEDILTTDELAPFKNFSSRLAALDFIACASADVFAVTDSGSQLSSLVSGFRIYHGRGRAPTLHPNRKRYAQVLSEEGSIAWGGFRRRVRQMVEEYKRVSPRPRGRSVYRQPRTPGCMCRAAGDGSVDF
- the LOC101780675 gene encoding uncharacterized protein At1g04910 isoform X4, giving the protein MEGASSSSSSSSSAAAALAVQGGRGGEVGIRVGATNIGRLRCTARQQQGKQHGGRGGGVTSWHLRVFAAVVGVMGCVLLAASLAMSALHQVQFRNAAISRNFRGLQELKQNIVRREKPDQIMHGRLLQMATSAVTKFPFPPVQNGSESEDFAQWEEPYKQARKWTPCAAKHSLADEEPDEINNGFILISANGGLNQQRVAVCNAVVVAALLNATLVLPRFLYSSVWKDTSQFGDIYQEDYFVNYMKNDVHIVKELPPHLQSLDLEAIGSQVTDMDISKEAEPSEFVRSVLPILQQNGVVHFLGFGNRLGFDSVPVHLQRLRCRCNFHALKFVPELQQAGSLLVQRLRKVSAMQTEMDKQLFGNNMVELDPAAFAEDHAAGGPSRYLALHMRFEEDMVAYSLCEFGGGEEERRELQAYRETHFPTLAMRLRNATVSPEEQRSLGRCPLTPEESGLILSALGYDGRTFIYVAGSQIYGGAPRLRPLTRLYPNLVTKEDILTTDELAPFKNFSSRLAALDFIACASADVFAVTDSGSQLSSLVSGFRIYHGRGRAPTLHPNRKRYAQVLSEEGSIAWGGFRRRVRQMVEEYKRVSPRPRGRSVYRQPRTPGCMCRAAGDGSVDF
- the LOC101780675 gene encoding uncharacterized protein At1g04910 isoform X6, which translates into the protein MEDSCRWQLQRSPSFPSRQCRMALNQRISRNGKSPTNKHGNGRPVLLSTVWRMKNSMSSVLTLELGQAEPDEINNGFILISANGGLNQQRVAVCNAVVVAALLNATLVLPRFLYSSVWKDTSQFGDIYQEDYFVNYMKNDVHIVKELPPHLQSLDLEAIGSQVTDMDISKEAEPSEFVRSVLPILQQNGVVHFLGFGNRLGFDSVPVHLQRLRCRCNFHALKFVPELQQAGSLLVQRLRKVSAMQTEMDKQLFGNNMVELDPAAFAEDHAAGGPSRYLALHMRFEEDMVAYSLCEFGGGEEERRELQAYRETHFPTLAMRLRNATVSPEEQRSLGRCPLTPEESGLILSALGYDGRTFIYVAGSQIYGGAPRLRPLTRLYPNLVTKEDILTTDELAPFKNFSSRLAALDFIACASADVFAVTDSGSQLSSLVSGFRIYHGRGRAPTLHPNRKRYAQVLSEEGSIAWGGFRRRVRQMVEEYKRVSPRPRGRSVYRQPRTPGCMCRAAGDGSVDF
- the LOC101780675 gene encoding uncharacterized protein At1g04910 isoform X3, translating into MEGASSSSSSSSSAAAALAVQGGRGGEVGIRVGATNIGRLRCTARQQQGKQHGGRGGGVTSWHLRVFAAVVGVMGCVLLAASLAMSALHQVQFRNAAISRNFRGLQELKQNIVRREKPDQIMHGRLLQMATSAVTKNGSESEDFAQWEEPYKQARKWTPCAAKHSLADEVLTLELGQAEPDEINNGFILISANGGLNQQRVAVCNAVVVAALLNATLVLPRFLYSSVWKDTSQFGDIYQEDYFVNYMKNDVHIVKELPPHLQSLDLEAIGSQVTDMDISKEAEPSEFVRSVLPILQQNGVVHFLGFGNRLGFDSVPVHLQRLRCRCNFHALKFVPELQQAGSLLVQRLRKVSAMQTEMDKQLFGNNMVELDPAAFAEDHAAGGPSRYLALHMRFEEDMVAYSLCEFGGGEEERRELQAYRETHFPTLAMRLRNATVSPEEQRSLGRCPLTPEESGLILSALGYDGRTFIYVAGSQIYGGAPRLRPLTRLYPNLVTKEDILTTDELAPFKNFSSRLAALDFIACASADVFAVTDSGSQLSSLVSGFRIYHGRGRAPTLHPNRKRYAQVLSEEGSIAWGGFRRRVRQMVEEYKRVSPRPRGRSVYRQPRTPGCMCRAAGDGSVDF